One segment of Melospiza melodia melodia isolate bMelMel2 unplaced genomic scaffold, bMelMel2.pri scaffold_34, whole genome shotgun sequence DNA contains the following:
- the LOC134434259 gene encoding olfactory receptor 14J1-like: AAQLFLFVFFISAEFSLLTVMCYDRYVSICKPLHYGTLLGSRACAHMAAAAWASAFLTALLQTANTFSLPLCHGNALGQFFCEVPQILKLSCSHSTFRKIWISLVGACLAFGCFVFIVFSYVQIFRAVLRIPSEQGRHKAFSTCLPHLAVVSLFLSTATFAYLKPPSFSSPSLDLALSVLYSVVPPALNPLIYSLRNQELKTQEINIRQSQDLP, from the coding sequence gctgctcagctatttctgtttgtatttttcatttctgcagaattttccctcctgaccgtcatgtgctacgaccgctacgtgtccatctgcaaacccctgcactacgggaccctcctgggcagcagagcttgtgcccacatggcagcagctgcctgggccagtgcctttctcactgctctactgcaaacagccaatacattttccctgcccctgtgccatggcaatgccctgggccaattcttctgtgaggttccccagattctcaaactctcctgctcccactccaccttcagaaaaatttggatttcattggttggtgcctgtttagcttttggctgttttgtgttcattgttttctcctatgtgcagatcttcagggctgtgctgaggatcccctctgagcagggacggcacaaagccttttccacctgcctccctcacctggccgtggtctccctgttcctcagcactgccacatttgcctacctgaagcccccctccttctcctccccatccctggatctggccctgtcagttctgtactcggtggtgcctccagccctgaaccccctcatctacagcctgaggaaccaggagctcaag